The following coding sequences are from one Haliotis asinina isolate JCU_RB_2024 chromosome 3, JCU_Hal_asi_v2, whole genome shotgun sequence window:
- the LOC137277895 gene encoding cubilin-like — protein MEYTKKWIIWSFVIAASVSATSGFQGYDTVNDCNITLQAGTIPRLLFNPGKGTSGTSRCWWRIESTDPDNRVVLDTLALRVKNASECEVAKVRVFNGPTLTRPVRSWCGNGEKRLLYTENGAFYIAADPSYYERFLFKFYQEKEESESIQLTATTTESVLESPGFPKFCYNDTDRTYMITTENQDDYIALETDTFSLFHNYSNQGDDFLSVTQGELSLGRYFGTNGPVIQTTNSNVTLHFKTGRKSSFHRRPGFRLRYRAVKGENTVPVIGTVDSFAGVGYKYLRVPDAIGLSPVQNMDFIWTVRKPRTGPEYTIRLTVFYPETEKFCRGDLLEVYDGHRNESTLIPNQHCSIRGPEFQGYEPNMTIYLRYDGSFSPKDVRIRYFLTKDHYPCGRNFTADDSFQSILSLGYYALDYDTNLDCVYHIEAPEDHRVLVTSQDGSMSLEDSLFCRKDYVLIADGPDANSSVVNKVCGTDFLVYTSTGRFLTIVFHSDEGVVGGGFRWNFRAVKPNETCPKQSLNALDTNLTIISPLYPLNYPSNTDCIWDLTAPQGYFVFVDVEESSVETSTDCTKDYVEAFDGPSLYNEANSRIIRWCGVEHPSFQSSGIFMTLVFHSDDVTSGSGFKLSYSARPKLVNPLSETSNHYNFGMVVGIVVGVLVLAAIIAAGIVIYRRRRSRNMNVS, from the exons ATGGAATACACAAAGAAGTGGATAATATGGAGCTTCGTAATCGCAGCCTCCGTATCTGCAACATCCGGTTTCCAAGGTTACG ATACGGTAAATGACTGCAACATCACTCTGCAAGCAGGGACTATACCCCGTCTTCTGTTTAATCCAGGCAAGGGTACTTCGGG AACCTCTCGCTGCTGGTGGCGGATAGAGTCGACGGACCCTGACAACCGCGTCGTCCTTGACACCTTGGCTCTAAGGGTGAAAAACGCAAGTGAATGCGAAGTGGCAAAAGTCAGAGTATTTAACG GACCCACACTTACACGCCCGGTCCGGAGCTGGTGTGGAAATGGTGAGAAAAGACTACTCTACACAGAAAATGGCGCTTTTTACATTGCTGCTGACCCATCGTACTACGAAAGATTTCTCTTCAAATTTTACCAAGAAAAAG AAGAGTCCGAGAGTATCCAGCTTACTGCTACTACCACAGAGTCAGTGCTAGAGTCTCCTGGTTTTCCCAAGTTCTGCTACAA TGATACTGACAGAACGTATATGATTACAACCGAGAACCAAGATGACTACATCGCATTGGAAACAGATACCTTCAGTCTCTTCCATAATTACTCCAACCAGGGAGATGATTTTCTGTCAGTAACGCAAG GCGAATTGTCTCTGGGGAGGTATTTCGGCACGAACGGCCCCGTCATCCAGACAACAAATAGCAATGTGACTCTCCATTTCAAGACAGGGCGTAAAAGTTCATTCCACCGACGACCTGGCTTCAGACTTAGATACAGGGCTGTCAAAG GCGAGAATACGGTGCCGGTAATAGGAACAGTCGACTCTTTTGCTGGGGTGGGCTATAAGTACCTCCGTGTACCCGATGCCATAGGGCTTTCCCCCGTCCA AAACATGGACTTCATTTGGACCGTGCGAAAACCAAGAACGGGCCCAGAGTATACGATCCGATTAACAGTTTTCTACCCAGAGACAGAAAAATTCTGCCGCGGTGACCTACTGGAGGTCTATGATG GTCATCGTAATGAATCTACACTCATTCCAAATCAGCACTGTTCAATTCGAGGACCAGAATTTCAAGGATATGAGCCAAATATGACGATTTATCTCCGATATGACGGATCGTTCAGTCCGAAAGATGTTAGAATTCGGTACTTTTTAACCAAAG ATCACTACCCATGTGGAAGAAACTTCACAGCTGATGACTCATTTCAGTCAATCCTGTCGCTGGGATATTACGCACTAGATTATGACAC GAATCTAGACTGCGTGTACCATATAGAAGCTCCTGAAGACCATCGAGTACTTGTCACAAGCCAAGACGGGTCTATGTCACTTGAAGACTCGTTGTTCTGTCGCAAAGATTATGTCCTTATTGCTGACG GTCCAGACGCTAACAGCAGCGTTGTGAACAAAGTCTGTGGTACAGATTTCCTCGTATACACTAGCACTGGACGTTTCTTAACCATCGTCTTCCACTCAGATGAGGGTGTTGTTGGAGGAGGTTTCAGGTGGAACTTCAGAGCCGTCAAGCCAAACG AAACATGTCCGAAACAGTCCCTGAATGCTCTGGACACAAATCTGACCATCATATCTCCACTGTATCCGCTGAACTACCCATC AAACACTGACTGTATATGGGACCTGACCGCCCCCCAAGGCTATTTCGTCTTTGTGGATGTGGAGGAATCGTCAGTGGAGACATCGACTGATTGCACAAAGGATTATGTGGAGGCTTTTGATG GCCCCAGTCTATATAACGAAGCAAATTCGAGAATTATCCGATGGTGTGGAGTTGAACACCCTTCCTTCCAAAGTTCTGGAATATTTATGACACTTGTCTTCCATAGTGATGATGTCACATCCGGTTCTGGGTTTAAACTTTCATACTCAGCTCGTCCGAAACTAGTAAACC